Part of the Candidatus Cybelea sp. genome is shown below.
GGGGCCCGCCCGGCGTGCGTGTTCGGCGGCGCTCGCGTAGTACGCGCGCGCCGAGTCGATGCGAGCGGCATCGCTCTCGACTTCCACCAGGCGGCTCAGCGCGGTAATCTTCGCGTTTTCATCGGAGACGGTCAGCGCGATCTGCGTCAAACGGGCGGCGGCGGCGTTAAGCTCGCCGGTACGGTAGAGCAAGTCAGCCGCATCGAAACGCGCGGAGAGGAGAGCCGCTCCGACGGTAGCCGGCGAGCGGGGCGGGTCGAGACGCGCCGGCCCGAGGATCATCCTCATCCAGGTTCTCGAAGTGGGATATCGAGTCCGTCCCCATATGGCCGCTAGGTAATGACCTATTGTTGCCGGGCCGTGAATTCTTTAGACTGATGCGACGCTACGATTTCTCGCTGGAGGTGTATCCCAATGGTAACGCTTCGCCGCTCGCTCGCCGCAGGTGCCGCGCTCACGTCGGCGCTCCTAGTTGGGTGTTCCGAAAATAACGCATTGGTGCGGCCGTCCGTGCCCGAAACGATACCGGCCGTTCGAGCCGGCGAAGCAACACACCGTCCGATTGCCGACAAGTCAAAGCCGTACATCTACGTTGCCGACGACTACTCGAACACGGTGTTTATCTTCAGCGTCAAGGGCGGTTACGTCAGCCAGGTCGGGAGCATAACGCAAGGTCTCGCGGGCCCGCAGGGAATCGCCATCGATAAGGCCGGCACGCTCTACGTTCCGAACACCAACGCGGCGAACGTTACCGTTTATCCGGCGGGGCAGATGTCGCCCTCGCTTACCTTGAGCCAAGATCTCACCGTTCCGGATTTCGTTGCCGTCGATCGCAGCGGGAACGTCTGGGTCTCCAACGCCGAGGTGCCCGGCAGCGTCGTAGAGTTCCCGAAAGGCAGTACGACCCCGAGCACGGTCCTGACGACGGAAATCAACGGGCCTGAGGGCTTGGCCTTCGACGCGAAGGGAAATCTTCTGGTCGTCAACGCCGGGCTCGGCAGCGTCGCGGTCTTTCCGCCCGGTGCAACCTCGCCCTCGAGCACCTTCGGTTACGGCCAGTTCTCGTACCCGCTGGGTATCGCGGTCGACAAGCGGGGTCTGGTCTACGTCTGCGACTTCGCGCAGGCCAACGTCGTCGTCTTCTCGAGCAAACACAAGTTCAAAAAGACGATCTTCACCAACCTCGATTCCGGTCCGATCGCCTTTCGCGACAAACTCTTCTACGTCGGCGGATCGGACTTGAGCACCGTGCTCGACTTCCACGCGAACGGGAAACCGGGCGTGATACGGATTCACAACAACTTGCTCTCCGCATTCGGTGTCGCCGCCGATCCTCCGACGCTTCCGTAGTAACGCTAGCCCGAGGTCTCGCCCGCGATCCACTGATTGTTGTAACGATAGAGCTCGTGTACGCGCGTCTCATTGTCGAGATAGAAGACGTGCTGAGCCTGGCCGTCGTCGTAGTACGCGGCCGAGTTGCCGGATAAGGGGCTCGCCGTGCTCAACGGCGGCGTGGCTCCCGAGCCGGCGGAGAAGCTGAGGGTCGTGTTGCTCCAGCCTCCGCTGTTGTGGTAAAGCTCCTGGATGTCGTTGTTGACGTCGATGTAGATCACGTGGTGGCTCTGCTCGTTTTCGCACGCATAACCGACGAGCGCCGTGTTGACGGCCGGCCCTGAGGTCGAGATCGTGTGATCCGGCTGCCAGCCGCCGTTTCCCCACCACAGTTCGTGCACCTTATCGTCGTCGCCGAGATAGACCACGTGCAGCGTGTCTTCGTAGGCGCAGGCGAACGTTGCCAGCGGCGCGTTTGCGGCCGGCGGCGCGGCGTTCGTCGCTTCGCTCAAGTTATTGCCGCCCCATCGGCCGTCGTAGAAGTACAGCTCGCGAATCGTGTTGTCGCCGGCGATGTAGATGACGTGCTCGGAGTTTTCGCGTTCGAACATCGTCGCCGCGAGCGAGATGTCCTTGAGATTCGGAGCCAGCACGCCCGTATAACCGGTGTCGGCGGAAAGGTTGTTCGATTTCCACAACGGACCGCCGCGAACGTTGTCGTACTGGCCGGCAATCCAGTAGAGCTCCCAGACGTTGCCGTCGGCACCGACGTAGACGATGTGCTGCGACTGCTGCGATTCCCAAGCATAGCAGGCGATGCTGCTGCCGCTGGCCGCCGGCGGCGCGCCGGTGCGTTCGGTTATGTCGGGGAAGAGCGCGGCCGCTAACGACCCGCCCGGGAGCCAGCCCGGCGGCGAATACGTGCTGTCGTCGAGCGGGTACGGCAGCGCCTGAATGTGATTGTTCTGGTCGATATAGCACAGAAAGAATCCGGCCATCGCTTCGAACGTGTTCATCGCGATCGGACCGTCGCCGCGCGGACCGGCGCCGGCACGCGGAAACGGCAGCGTGAGATTCGCCTCGGACTGCCATTGCCCGATGAGGTCGATCGTCTGCCAGGGAGATCCGGGATTGCCGACTTCAATAAACTCATAGAGTAGCTGGTCGCTGCCGACATATCCGAACGCCTGCGTGCCGTTCGCTGCGACGTAGCAGCTGGCGATCGTGGTGGTATTCGCGGGTTGCATTGGGCCTCCATCGTAGAAAGTGTGCGCGTGAGACTCGCTTGCGGCCTCTCAAACGATGATGCGCCGGATGCGCCGGCCGCAACAATCGACGCCTCCACAAAATACCTCTACAAGTCGGCGCCGCGCGTAAGGACCCCATTCCCGGCTGCGCGAAGCCCTTGCGATGCGCGGTGACCAGGCGCAGGCGCCCGCCTCTTCGAGTTTCGGAACGCTGCTGCGGCACCATCGGCTGGCGGTTGGGCTCTCCCAAGAGGCGCTCGCGGCGCGCGCTCAGATGAGCACGCAGGGAATCGGGGCGCTGGAGCGGGGCGACCGTACGACGCCGCAGCGCGCAACGCTCACGCTCTTAATTTGAAGCGCTGGGGCTCGACCCCGCCGAGCGCCAGGCCTTCGAAGCGGCGGCAGAGCGCCCCAAGGCACTGCGCGCAGGCGACGGCCGCGCAGCAAAGACGCTGACTTCGGCCGGCCATGAATCGGCCGCTTTCCACAACTTA
Proteins encoded:
- a CDS encoding helix-turn-helix domain-containing protein; the encoded protein is MRGDQAQAPASSSFGTLLRHHRLAVGLSQEALAARAQMSTQGIGALERGDRTTPQRATLTLLI
- a CDS encoding NHL repeat-containing protein, translating into MVTLRRSLAAGAALTSALLVGCSENNALVRPSVPETIPAVRAGEATHRPIADKSKPYIYVADDYSNTVFIFSVKGGYVSQVGSITQGLAGPQGIAIDKAGTLYVPNTNAANVTVYPAGQMSPSLTLSQDLTVPDFVAVDRSGNVWVSNAEVPGSVVEFPKGSTTPSTVLTTEINGPEGLAFDAKGNLLVVNAGLGSVAVFPPGATSPSSTFGYGQFSYPLGIAVDKRGLVYVCDFAQANVVVFSSKHKFKKTIFTNLDSGPIAFRDKLFYVGGSDLSTVLDFHANGKPGVIRIHNNLLSAFGVAADPPTLP